From a single Vitis vinifera cultivar Pinot Noir 40024 chromosome 18, ASM3070453v1 genomic region:
- the LOC100260274 gene encoding disease resistance-like protein DSC1: MRKEVLGMLVQSQQEMAAALEVVDITTKVADVIDDMTYRMVFGCNKDGMNDLKTLVNPCSREHQFDVFLSFRGEDTRYTFTDHLYKALRAKGIETFMDYQLRRGELITPALVTAIEGSRHSIIVLSENYASSKWCLDELVKILQSQNTKERRAVPIFYNVNPSDVGNQRGSFGKALADHEEKLKADHEKKLKYDMERVQRWRKALTQVGKISGFTSSRDKPETQFIEEIVTDISKDLNCDDRLEMHDLLQEVGWQIIRKTSPKEPGRRSRLWEQKDVSHILKRETGAQEVEGIFFDLSGLEEMNFTTKAFSQMTNLRLLEIYRSNLRDTGGKMQCKLHVSDDFKFHYDELRYLHWDEYPCESLPFDFESENLVHFCMPRSRHLTQLWKGQKVFGNLEFVDVSYSQYLKETPDFSRATNLEVLVLKGCTNLRKVHPSLGYLSKLILLNLENCTNLEHLPSIRWLVSLETLILSGCSKLEKLPEVPQHMPYLSKLCLDGTAITDFSGWSELGNFQENSGNLDCLNELNSDDSTIRQLPSSSVVLRNHNASPSSAPRRSHSIRPHCTLTSLTYLNLSGTSIIRLPWNLERLFMLQRLELTNCRRLQALPVLPSSIERMNASNCTSLELVSPQSVFKRFGGFLFGNCFKLRNCHSKMEHDVQSVASHVVPGAWRSTYASWHPNVGIPFSTVFPGSEIPDWFRHHSQGHEINIEVPPDWYINSNFLGFALSAVMAPQHDSRAWYMYCDLDTHDLNSNSHRICSFFGSWTYQLQHTPIESDHVWLAYVPSFLSFSCEKWSHIKFSFSSSGGCVVKSCGFCPVYIKGTSDEGDYSSGSALDEPRRHAAKPSRISYQ, encoded by the exons ATGAGGAAGGAGGTGCTAGGGATGTTGGTGCAGTCACAACAAGAAATGGCAGCAGCTCTAGAGGTGGTGGATATTACTACAAAGGTTGCTGACGTTATTGACGATATGACTTACCGGATGGTTTTTGGATGCAACAAGGACGGGATGAATGACTTGAAAACCCTTGTAAACCCTTGTTCGAGAGAGCACCAG TTTGATGTGTTCCTTAGTTTTAGAGGAGAAGATACCCGCTACACTTTTACTGACCATCTCTATAAGGCCTTGCGTGCAAAAGGAATTGAGACCTTTATGGATTATCAGCTTAGAAGAGGTGAGTTGATAACTCCGGCACTTGTTACAGCAATTGAAGGATCAAGACATTCCATCATTGTTTTGTCAGAAAACTATGCATCCTCAAAGTGGTGCCTAGATGAACTGGTGAAGATATTACAGTCCCAAAATACCAAAGAACGGAGGGCTGTGCCAATTTTCTACAATGTGAATCCGTCAGATGTTGGAAACCAGAGGGGAAGTTTCGGAAAAGCCTTGGCTGACCATGAAGAGAAGTTGAAAGCAGACCATGAAAAGAAGTTGAAGTATGATATGGAGAGGGTGCAGAGATGGAGGAAGGCTCTCACCCAAGTTGGCAAGATATCTGGATTCACTTCATCTCGTGATAA GCCTGAGACTCAGTTTATTGAAGAAATTGTCACGGATATTTCCAAAGATTTAAATTGT GACGATAGATTGGAGATGCATGATTTACTTCAAGAAGTGGGTTGGCAAATCATTCGCAAGACTTCTCCTAAAGAGCCTGGCAGACGCAGCAGATTATGGGAACAAAAGGATGTCTCTCATATTTTGAAACGGGAAACG GGAGCTCAAGAAGTTGAAGGCATATTCTTTGACTTATCTGGTTTGGAGGAGATGAACTTTACCACTAAAGCCTTTTCCCAGATGACTAATCTTAGGTTGCTTGAAATCTACCGATCTAACCTTCGAGATACCGGGGGAAAGATGCAATGTAAATTGCACGTTTCTGATGACTTCAAATTTCATTACGATGAGTTGAGGTATCTACATTGGGATGAATACCCATGTGAATCACTGCCATTCGATTTTGAGTCCGAGAATCTTGTTCACTTCTGCATGCCTCGTAGCCGCCATCTTACTCAGCTCTGGAAAGGACAAAAG GTCTTTGGAAACCTCGAATTTGTGGATGTCAGTTACTCCCAATACCTAAAAGAAACTCCCGATTTTTCAAGAGCCACAAATCTTGAAGTTTTGGTTCTCAAAGGATGTACAAATTTGCGTAAGGTTCACCCTTCCCTTGGATACTTGAGCAAACTCATTTTGTTGAATTTGGAAAACTGCACAAACCTTGAGCATCTTCCAAGCATCCGTTGGTTGGTATCCCTTGAAACCCTTATTCTCTCGGGTTGCTCAAAGCTAGAGAAGTTACCAGAAGTTCCACAGCATATGCCATATTTATCAAAGCTCTGTCTAGATGGGACTGCTATAACAGACTTTTCTGGCTGGTCAGAACTTGGAAATTTTCAAGAGAACTCAGGGAATTTAGACTGCTTAAATGAGCTCAATTCAGATGATTCCACCATAAGACAACTACCTTCTTCCAGTGTTGTCCTGAGAAATCATAATGCATCTCCTTCGTCTGCGCCTAGAAGATCACATTCCAttcgtcctcattgcaccttaACCTCACTGACGTATCTGAACCTTAGTGGAACCTCCATCATTCGCCTACCTTGGAACTTGGAACGACTTTTTATGCTGCAGAGGCTTGAGTTGACAAATTGCAGAAGGCTTCAAGCACTGCCAGTGCTTCCATCGAGTATAGAACGTATGAATGCAAGTAACTGCACATCACTGGAACTCGTCTCCCCTCAGTCAGTTTTCAAACGTTTTGGAGGTTTTCTATTTGGTAATTGCTTCAAACTGAGGAACTGTCATAGTAAGATGGAGCATGATGTACAGAGTGTGGCATCGCATGTTGTCCCAGGTGCATGGAGGTCCACTTATGCAAGC TGGCACCCTAACGTTGGGATCCCGTTCAGCACTGTTTTCCCTGGTAGTGAAATACCGGATTGGTTCAGGCATCATAGCCAAGGGCATGAAATAAATATAGAGGTACCTCCAGATTGGTATATTAATAGCAACTTCCTGGGTTTTGCTCTTTCTGCTGTTATGGCACCGCAGCACGACTCCCGGGCTTGGTATATGTACTGCGACTTGGATACCCATGATCTTAATTCCAATTCCCACCGCATATGCTCGTTCTTTGGTAGCTGGACTTACCAACTTCAACATACACCAATTGAATCAGATCATGTATGGCTGGCGTATGTTCCATCATTTTTGAGCTTCAGTTGTGAGAAATGGAGTCACATTAAGTTTTCATTTAGTTCAAGCGGGGGCTGCGTTGTGAAGAGTTGTGGGTTTTGTCCAGTGTACATTAAAGGTACCAGTGATGAAGGGGATTATTCCAGTGGAAGTGCCCTTGATGAGCCAAGAAGGCATGCAGCCAAACCCTCCCGTATCTCATACCAGTAG
- the LOC100265494 gene encoding probable disease resistance protein At1g52660 has translation MDCINPILDVAITATRAAHGTGLPETLEYLRDAMVILKHKANDVKAAVDYAEENRKMRRTHEVSNWLLSVEVLEKEVMEILQKGDREIQQKCLGTRFPKNYRSSYKIEKIASETIGVVTELRHRGDFSIVVIRLPRADVDERPMEKTVGLDRMYAEVCRCIQDEEPGIIGLYGMGGTGKTTLMTKVNNEFLCIHDFEVVIWVVVSRPATVGKVQEVIRNKLDIPDDRWGNRTEDEKAVEIFKILKAKRFVMLLDDVWERLDLKKVGIPSPNSQNRSKVILTTRSRDVCRDMEAQQILEMERLTQDDAINLFMEKVGKTTLNSHPDIPQLAEIAAKECQGLPLALVTIGRAMAGKNSPQEWEPAIRMLKTYSSKFSASTAAPFASSQWSYDVFLSFRGEDTRFTFAAHLYVALHRRGVNTFFDDHKIRRGESISPTLVKAIEGSRSSIILLSQNYAGSSWCLEELVKILECRKTMGQLVLPIFYNVDPSDVRRHKGSFGEALVKHENTLKHDIDKVKNWREALSEVANLAGWNSQNKSEPTFLKEIVIDVLKRVFGLSAGDAKAIVKEDSRIQNKEVVPGPHSTTVHIAGQSGISARGRRPPIENVGEELIDSDSDSGYDDVESILTKVWTNL, from the exons ATGGATTGTATAAACCCAATCCTTGATGTTGCCATCACTGCCACACGTGCAGCTCATGGCACCGGTCTGCCAGAAACCCTTGAATATTTGAGAGACGCCATGGTGATCCTGAAGCACAAGGCTAATGATGTGAAGGCCGCGGTGGATTATGCTGAGGAAAACCGCAAGATGCGACGGACACATGAAGTGAGTAACTGGCTCCTCAGTGTAGAAGTCTTGGAAAAGGAAGTGATGGAGATACTGCAGAAGGGTGATCGGGAAATCCAGCAGAAATGCCTCGGAACCCGCTTTCCCAAGAATTACCGGTCAAGCTACAAGATCGAGAAGATAGCAAGTGAAACGATTGGTGTTGTCACTGAACTGAGGCACAGAGGCGATTTCAGCATTGTGGTTATTAGGCTGCCTAGAGCTGATGTGGATGAGCGGCCAATGGAGAAGACTGTGGGCTTGGATCGGATGTATGCAGAGGTTTGCAGATGCATCCAAGATGAAGAACCGGGAATTATTGGATTGTATGGTATGGGGGGTACCGGGAAAACTACCCTCATGACCAAAGTGAATAATGAGTTCTTATGCATTCATGACTTTGAAGTAGTCATCTGGGTTGTAGTATCCAGGCCAGCAACTGTGGGAAAAGTACAAGAAGTTATTCGCAACAAGTTAGACATCCCGGATGATAGATGGGGAAACAGAACTGAGGACGAAAAAGCAgtagaaattttcaaaatcttgaaGGCAAAAAGGTTTGTGATGCTGCTAGATGATGTATGGGAGCGTCTTGATCTCAAAAAAGTGGGGATTCCTTCACCCAATTCCCAAAACAGGTCCAAAGTAATATTAACAACCCGCTCTCGGGATGTTTGTCGGGATATGGAAGCTCAACAAATCCTTGAGATGGAGCGTTTGACACAAGATGATGCCATTAATTTGTTCATGGAGAAGGTTGGAAAGACTACTCTAAATTCACATCCGGATATACCCCAACTCGCTGAAATTGCTGCTAAAGAATGCCAAGGCTTACCACTTGCACTTGTTACTATTGGGCGAGCTATGGCTGGCAAGAACTCTCCACAAGAATGGGAGCCAGCAATACGAATGTTGAAGACTTATTCATCAAAGTTTTCAG CTTCCACGGCGGCTCCTTTTGCTTCTTCTCAATGGAGTTATGATGTGTTCCTTAGTTTTAGAGGAGAAGACACCCGCTTTACCTTTGCCGCTCATCTCTATGTAGCCTTGCACAGGAGAGGAGTCAACACTTTCTTTGATGACCACAAAATTAGGAGAGGCGAATCCATATCTCCAACACTCGTAAAAGCAATTGAAGGATCAAGGTCTTCTATCATACTTCTCTCTCAAAACTATGCCGGTTCAAGTTGGTGCTTAGAGGAACTAGTCAAGATACTGGAATGCAGGAAAACCATGGGACAACTGGTTCTGCCCATTTTCTACAATGTGGATCCATCAGATGTGCGAAGACACAAAGGGAGCTTTGGAGAGGCCTTGGTTAAGCATGAAAATACTTTGAAGCATGATATAGACAAGGTGAAGAATTGGAGGGAGGCCCTTAGTGAAGTTGCCAATTTAGCTGGCTGGAATTCACAGAATAA GTCTGAGCCTACGTTTCTCAAGGAAATCGTCATTGATGTTTTGAAAAGAGTGTTTGGATTATCGGCAGGTGATGCTAAGGCAATAGTAAAAGAAGATTCCCGTATACAAAACAAGGAAGTGGTACCAGGTCCACACTCAACCACTGTTCACATTGCAGGACAGTCTGGCATAAGTGCTAGAGGTAGGAGACCACCCATTGAAAATGTTGGGGAAGAATTAATTGACTCAGACTCAGACTCAGGATATGATGACGTGGAATCCATATTAACAAAAGTATGGACAAATTTATGA
- the LOC132253264 gene encoding uncharacterized protein LOC132253264: protein MSHRRGRVQIVSPEDELDNLQLLDIQPAATTTPSSSDPSDSSDPSVVGSSSSKKRTRGPTRNLDLLSMKPGEKKTTRFNTRGQVVYDGKGERLSSYMGTLVRSQHNVPIQVQDWNHVSEDVKEKIWALVLEKYELEETCKSYILQCCGNLFRSYRNKMKAKYYNPYNTDEERLCHRPPHLSDDDWRWLIHFWGTPEAKDISEKNKANRAKQVIKHTSGSKSYAQIRYEQAQKKEDRSEPNRIEMFALTHTRKDGTPVDDHSKEIMDQFQQLLSQPEGTSSSTSASSGASTSVSSTSVASTSVASTYVDEIYTQVMGLERHGCVRGYGFGPTPTSIFGSTSRRRSGVILSTQIENAQEMLIAAEQKFTTATEELSNVKEELSHVKETFEERLIEVQRKTREEVKEEFEEKMMEMQRKMQAQIQEQMMQMMQQFQQKQ, encoded by the exons ATGTCACATCGAAGAGGAAGAGTACAAATAGTGTCTCCAGAAGATGAGTTGGACAATCTACAACTCTTAGACATACAACCTGCTGCAACTACTACTCCTAGTAGTTCTGATCCTTCCGATTCTTCAGATCCTTCAGTTGTTG GTTCATCCTCTAGCAAAAAGAGGACACGTGGCCCAACACGTAACTTAGATTTACTTAGTATGAAACctggggaaaaaaaaactacaagaTTCAATACCAGAGGGCAAGTTGTTTATGATGGAAAAGGGGAAAGATTGTCAAGCTATATGGGAACATTGGTGCGATCTCAACACAATGTGCCCATCCAAGTTCAAGATTGGAATCATGTTAGTGAAGATGTGAAGGAAAAGATTTGGGCCTTAGTATTG gaaaaatatgaactagaagaaacatgtaagagctacattcttcaatgttgtggaaatttgtttagaagctatagaaataaaatgaaggccAAGTATTATAACCCTTATAATACAGATGAGGAGAGATTGTGTCATCGACCTCCACACTTATCAGATGATGATTGGAGGTGGCTCATCCACTTTTGGGGTACACCTGAAGCCAAG gatatctcagaaaaaaacaaggcaaataGGGCAAAGCAAGTGATAAAGCATACATCGGGATCAAAAAGTTATGCTCAAATTCGATATGAACag GCACAAAAGAAAGAGGATCGAAGTGAGCCCAATAGAATTGAGATGTTTGCCTTGACACACACAAGAAAAGATGGGACACCTGTTGATGATCATTCTAAGGAGATTATG GATCAATTTCAGCAATTACTATCCCAACCTGAGGGGacatcttcttctacttctgcATCATCTGGAGCATCTACATCTGTATCATCTACATCTGTAGCATCTACATCTGTAGCATCTACATATGTAGATGAGATATATACTCAAGTCATGGGTCTAGAGAGACATGGTTGTGTTCGAGGGTATGGATTTGGTCCTACTCCTACCTCAATCTTTGGTTCTACTAGTAGAAGGCGATCAGGAGTTATTCTTTCAACACAAATTGAAAATGCCCAAGAGATGCTAATAGCTGCAGAACAAAAGTTTACAACTGCAACTGAAGAACTCTCAAATGTGAAAGAGGAACTCTCACAtgtgaaagaaacatttgaagagaggttgatagaagttcaaaggaagacacgagaagaagtgaaagaagagtttgaagaaaaaatgatggaaatgcaaagaaaaatgcaagcacAAATTCAAGAACAGATGATGCAAATGATGCAACAATTTCAGCAAAAGCAgtag